A section of the Ovis canadensis isolate MfBH-ARS-UI-01 breed Bighorn chromosome 1, ARS-UI_OviCan_v2, whole genome shotgun sequence genome encodes:
- the LOC138428702 gene encoding olfactory receptor 9S13-like, translated as MSRYGNRTFSVVPLQKFVLDGFGGGPQTQALLFALFLALYMVAVLGNLTMIVVITLDAHLHSPMYFFLKNLSFLDLGYSSVIYPKALFDLMSSTKVITLGGCATQFFFFSTMITTEGFLLAAMAYDRFVAICSPLHYPITMRPSVYAHLMLGCYCGGCLNSILQTSFTFSLLFCSSNCIDHFLCDVPPLLKLACADSTINELVMFGLCGLIIVGTILVVLVSYGYVTVTILRMHSGGGRHKLFSICGSHMTAVSLFYGTLFVMYAQPGAVESMEQGKVVSVFYTLVIPMLNPLIYSLRNKDVKDALRRLGQRHTAT; from the coding sequence ATGTCACGCTATGGGAACAGAACCTTCTCAGTTGTGCCTCTGCAGAAGTTTGTGCTGGATGGGTTTGGGGGTGGCCCACAGACCCAGGCCCTGCTCTTTGCTCTGTTCCTGGCCCTGTATATGGTGGCCGTCCTGGGGAACCTCACCATGATTGTGGTCATCACCCTGGATGCCCATCTGCACTCCCCAATGTACTTCTTCCTCAAGAACCTCTCCTTCCTGGACTTGGGCTACTCATCTGTCATTTACCCCAAGGCCCTGTTTGACTTAATGTCATCAACCAAGGTCATCACCTTAGGGGGATGTGCCACCCAGTTCTTCTTCTTCTCCACCATGATCACCACTGAGGGGTTCCTCTTGGCCgcaatggcctatgaccgcttcgTGGCCATCTGCAGCCCCCTGCACTACCCCATCACCATGCGCCCCTCGGTCTATGCCCACCTGATGCTGGGCTGCTACTGTGGGGGCTGCCTCAACTCCATCCTACAGACCAGCTTCACATTCAGCCTCCTGTTCTGCAGCTCCAACTGCATCGACCACTTCCTCTGTGATGTGCCGCCTCTGCTCAAGCTTGCCTGTGCTGACAGTACCATCAATGAGCTGGTCATGTTTGGCCTCTGTGGCCTCATAATTGTGGGCACCATACTTGTGGTCCTCGTCTCCTATGGCTATGTCACAGTGACCATCCTGAGGATGCACTCAGGAGGAGGGAGGCACAAGCTCTTCTCCATCTGCGGCTCCCACATGACAGCTGTGTCCCTCTTTTATGGGACACTTTTTGTCATGTATGCCCAGCCAGGAGCTGTGGAGTCCATGGAACAGGGCAAGGTGGTCTCCGTCTTCTACACCCTGGTCATCCCGATGCTCAACCCCCTCATCTACAGTCTGAGAAACAAGGACGTGAAGGATGCCCTGCGGAGACTGGGGCAGAGACACACAGCCACGTGA